The DNA window GGACGGTGCGCCTCGAGATGCCCGACGCCCACCTGGCGGTGCCGAAGATCATCGAAGCTGCTCCGGGCCTGGTCGAATCGATCGCGGTCGGCAAGCCGACGCTCCAGGACGTGTTCATCAGACTGACCGGCCGAAGCCTGGCCGATTAACAGGAGAGCCGTCGGTTATTCGGAGCAGCGGCATGGCTCACATCATGACACGGTTGACATCGCTTCGGCCGGGCCGCAGATGCGCAGCTTGTAGCCGTCGGAATTGATGACCAGGCATTGCCCGTCGCCAACAGTGACCTGCCCGTCGAGCCCGTAGAACACCTGTTTCCCGTTACGTCGATTGCTGATGATGTTCCGCATCCGCAGCAGCCCGAGGTGATGGCTCACCGTCGGCTGAGGGAGCTGAAGGTCCTGGCACAGACTGGTGACGTTCCGCTCGCCCTTGGCGAGCAACGACAGAATCCGAAGGCGGGTGCCGTCGGACAACAACTTGAAAATGTCGGCCAGGGGTTCCAAAGCATTGGCCTCTAAAGACGTATTAAGCATGAGCAACGTCACTCCGGTCGGGAAGGCTGGTGGATGCGGCAATCGGTCGGAGAAATATAGGTAGGTCAATTCGACGGGGTCAAAATAGAGGCCGTTAGAACTTGCGCTCGCTTCGATAATTGTTATTTCAGATGCTGGCGAAACTTGGGGCGGCGAATGTCGCTCTTTTCGGGGCATCCCTCGACCGCGATTTGGCAGGCCATCCCGCCTGACTTACGATCGTGCCATGAGCACCAAGCTCCTGACCGAACTCTGTTCCATTCCGACCGCCCCGTTCGTCGAACATCGCATCGTCGCGTTCGTCGAGAAGTTCGTCGCCAAACGCCCGAAGTTGTCGCTCGACCGCGATAGCTACGGCAACCTTCTGATGGAACTGCGAGGCACCGGCGACCCGAAGCTTCCCCGATGGGTCTACACCGCCCATATGGATCACCCCGGCTTTGTCGCCCGGCGGATGCTCGAAGACGGCCTGCTAGAAGCCGATTTCCACGGCTGGGTGATGGAAGAGTTCTTCAAAGGTCAGAGCGTGCGGTTCTTCGACGGGGACGTCGAATCGGTCGGCAACATCGTTGACTATCGCATTGGCGAGGAACGGAAAGTACCCGAGAAGGTTCGCCTTCGCGTGAAGAAGCCCGTCACCCCCGGCACCATCGGCATGTGGGATCAGGGCACCGGCCGCGAGAAGTCCGGCAAGTTCTATAGCCGGGTCTGCGACGACCTGGCCGGTGCCGCCGCGGCACTGGTGATGATGGACCAGCTCCACCGCAAGCCGCCGGCTTCGACGGTCGCGCTCCTGCTGACGCGGGCCGAAGAGGAGGGGTTCATCGGTGCGATCGCCGCCAGCCTCAAGCCCAAGCTGCTGAAGAAGTCCGACAACATCATCGCGATCGAAACCTCGGCGATGCAGCCCTACGCCCCGCAGGGCGGCGGCGCGATCATTCGTACCGGCGACAAGACCAGCGTCTTCAACTCCGACCTGACCTACTTCATCACCCAGCAAGCCGAGGCACTGAAGAAGATCGCCGAGAAGAAGAAGGACGACACCTTCAAGTTCCAGCGATCGCTCATGCCCGGCGGCACCTGCGAGGCAACCATCTACGACGCCTACGGCTTCAAGGCCGCCAGCATCTGCGTGCCGCTGGGCAACTATCACAACATGGACCGCGCGAAGATGAAGATCGGCCCGGAGTACATCGACCTCGGCGACTGGCATAGCATGGTCAAGCTGTTCGTACGGGTGGCGCGGGAGGGGCACACCTGGGAGCCGGGCATGAAGCCGCTGAAGGAGCGGGTGGAAAAGCGCTTCCGGCAGCTGGAGAAGCTGCTTTCCGATCCGATCGCGTAAGCAGTTCCGTGCGATTTGCCCGAGCCGCTTTGATACGCTATTCTCTGTAAACCCTTGGCCGGATACCCAAGTGGACTAAGGGAACGGATTGCAAATCCGTCTTTCGTGGGTTCGAATCCCACTCCGGCCTTTCTCGCTCCCATCTTTCCGCCTGCTCATTCGAGAGATTTCTGACAACAACCTATGAAGGCGTATGGCCCGGCACGGCGGCATCGGCGATAATGCCTCCACGCCGCCGGTGGGGACTCACGTACACAACCCGACGGCCGGAAAGGATGCCTCAACCCGCGATGCGTTACCCCGCGGAACAATCCGCACCGGACGCCGGCGATGCCTCCACGCGCATCCCGGCGCTGCCACCGGTTGAATTGCGCCGTGACGCCGTACCGGAAGTCGGTCTTGCCGCCGCATTGCCGGCTGAAATCGGAACCTCCGCCGCCGGCGCCGACGTATCTTCACCAGCCCCCCGCCTCGGCCCCAACGACGAAACCCTCGACGCCTTCCTGCCCGCCGCGACCGGCGGTCACGACCCCACGCCAGAGCGCATCGGCCAGTACCGCATCGTTCGCAAAGTGGGCGAAGGCGGTATGGGCGTGGTCTACGAGGCCGAGCAACTGGCGCCCGTCCGGCGGACCGTCGCACTGAAGGTCATCAAGGTCGGGATGGACACCAAGGAGGTGGTCGCCCGGTTCGACGCCGAACGCCAGGCGCTGGCGCTGATGAGCCATTCAGGCGTCGCGCGGGTGTTCGATGCGGGCATGACCGCCGCGGGCCGGCCCTACTTCGCGATGGAGTTCGTTCAGGGTGTACCGCTGGTCGAATACTGCGACCGCAACCGCCTGACCACCCGCCAGCGGCTGGAACTGTTCGTCGCGATCTGCTCGGCCGTTCAGCACGCGCACCAGAAGGGGATCATTCACCGGGACCTTAAGCCGTCGAACATCCTCGTCACCACGGTGGACGCCAAACCGGTGCCGAAGGTGATCGACTTCGGCATCGCCAAGGCGACCACGCAGACGCTGACCGACCAGTCGATCCACACCATGCACGGTGCGCTGATCGGCACGCCTGAGTACGCCAGTCCCGAGCAGGCGATGACCGGCGGGCTGGACGTCGATACGCGTGCGGACATCTATTCGCTGGGCGTGATCCTTTACCAGTTGCTCACCGGTACGCTGCCGCTGGACAGCCGAACGCTGATGCGCGACGGGCCCGGCGGGATCGCGCGGGTGCTGCGCGAAGTCGAGCCCCCGAAGCCGAGCACGCGGCTCAATCAGCTTCGGAGGGACGATCCGACGCTGTCGGGCGGAACGACGTTCGCGCATGTCGCCCAGTCGCGCGGGGCGGACCACAAGTCGCTGACACGGCAGCTTCAGGGTGACCTGGACTGGATCACGCTTAAGGCGATGGAGAAGGATCGGTCCCGGCGTTACGCCACCGCCGCCGAGCTGGCCGACGACATCACCCGCCATCTCGCAGACGAGCCGGTCCTGGCCCGCCCGCCGAGCACGCGTTACCGGGTCGTCAAGTTCATGCGAAGGCACCGGCTGGGGGTGGCGGCGTTCGTCACAATGCTGGTGCTGCTGGTGGGCGGGATCGTCGGCACCAGCGCGGGCATGATCCGGGCGTGGATCAGCCAGGCTCAGGCCGAAAACGCACAGGCCGACGCCGAAGGCCAGCGCAAACACGTTCAGGCGACGCTCGAGCAGCTCCAGCGGGCGCGGGCCTTCGCGCAGCAGGAAACCCGAAAGTCGATCGTCGCCGGCCTGGAAGCAGCCGAACGACTGCTTCCGGGCAAGGCGTTCGATGCCGAACGGCTGGCCGAGCCGGCCTACCGGGCGGCGGCGGCGGCGCTCGGCGAGGACGACCCGCTGACGCTCGACGCGGCCGACGTACTGGCCCGCGTGCGCCTCGCCCGTGGCATGCCCGCCGACGCCGAAAAACTCCTGCGCGACGTCGTCGATCGAACCCGGCGTCTGTCGTCGGCAACGCAGCCGGCATCGGCCGGATTGGCCGCCGTCGCCGCCAACCCCGCCGGCGGACGCATCACGCCGCGGGGGCGATTCTTTGCCGATCTCGCCCAGGCCCTTCGGGCACGCGACGCCGACGGTCCACGCTCGTCACCGGCCAAGCAGGAAGTGGTCGCGCTCTACCGCGAGGCGCTGACGGCGTTCCGCCAGGACGCCTCCGACAAATCGCACCTGCGGCTCGATGTCGGCACGGCTCTGGCATCCATGCTCGTTGCCGACGACGACCTGCCCGCCGCCGAACAGGCCTATCTCTCTTCCCTCGCCGATCATCGCGCCCTGCTCGGTGAGAAGCACGAACGCACCCGCAGCATCGCCGACCGCCTGACCACCGTCAGGGTGTCGGCCGGCAACTACGCGGCGGCCCTAGAGACGTCTCGCGATCAACTTCGACTGGCCACATCGATCGACGCACCGTCCGAGGAGCGCATCACCCGGCAACTGGACATCGCCGATCTGCTGCTGCGTCAGAACCGCAAGAATGAAGGCAAGCAAGCATTCGATGCCGCCGTTGCCGAGAGCCGGAGGCTGCGGACCGGGGCCGACGGACCCAACCAGATTCGCTGGCGATACCTGCTGCTGCGGTCCGGTCTGGGCGACGCACGGCGATGGGCGAGCCCCTATCTCCGGGCCCATGCGTGGGTGGCCGTCAACGAATCGCTCGGCCGCAACTCGTCGCGCCATTTCGGCGCCGACGAGGTCGATCTGGCCTCGGCAACCTTCTCGCTCGAACGATGGGACGGAACGGGGACGGACAAACCGGCGTCGACATCAGTCGCCGGTGGAACGCTGGACGACCTCCGAAAGCTCCAGGACCCGCCGCGGGGGCTGTACCTGCTATCCATCCAGTGTCCCCGACCCGGCTACGCCGACATGCGAGCCGCCGCCTGGGTCATGATGGCCGACTGGAACGTTTCGCTGCACGCCGCACAAGGTGCGATTCCGCCCGGCAGTCGGTCGAGCGCCCTCTGGACCGCACTGCACAGCAAGCCGTTCGAGCAGTTCCACACGCCCACGCTGTTCATGCTCGACGAAGGCAACTACGGCGAGCGCGTGCTGGGCCTTCGGCTCGGCGGCGGGCCCGGCGGGCGGACGACCGATTTTGCCGTCCGCGCCACCACCGACATCTCCCTGCCGCCGGGCAGGTATCTGTCGGCGGTGACGGCCGATGACGGGGTCAACCTGCACGCCGACGAGGCCATCGTCGTGAACGACTGGCGGGCCCGGGTTATCCAGACCGACATCGTGCCGATGCAGTTCGCCGGCTCGCCCCGCCACCTGCGCGTGGAATTCTTCCAGGCCTTCGGCGAGTACTCGCTGCGGGTGCAGTTCGAACCGCTGGCGCCCGAGGCCGATGCCATGGTCGCCCGGGCGCTGGGTGCCGATTCGTCCGACAATCGCCGCTGGCTGCTGCGTCGCGGGCAGTGGTGGGAACGGCTCGGCCAGTGGCGCGAATCGGCCGACTGCTACCGCAAGGCGGTCGAGACGGGTGTCTCGTTGCCGTGGACCGAGCTCGAAATCCACCTTCAGGCGCTGCGGGGTTTCGGACGAGCGTCAGCCCAGGCTGATGAAGCCGCCGAGGTGACCACCGTGGTCGAGCAGGCGGCGGCCCGAGCCCGGTCACCCGAAGTCGCCGCCGAGAGCCTGCTCTATGCCGCCCGCCAGCACAGCCTGGCCGGTCGCGACGAACCCGCCGGCGACCTCTGCACCCGCGCGATCGACGCCCTGGCGTCCAAGAAAATGCTGGCCGAACCGCGCGGCGCAGAACTCGGTCGCCGGGCAATCCTTACGCGCCTGGGCGCGCCGCGCGTCCCCAACGACGGCGGGATTGCGGCGCAGGTGCTGTCATCGCTCGATGAAGCGATGATCGAAGACCGCTCGCTCATCCCAAAGCTCAGGAACATCAATGCCGCCGATCTGCAGTGGACGCTCGTCCGCTGGCAGCCGCCGGGCAATCCTGTCGTCGGTCACGGCACGTTCGCGGGCATTGCCGGCACCGCGGCGCCGCCGCACGACATCTACCTGCTGCAGCTTCGCGTGCAGACGCCAGAAGTGTCTCACACGTCGGCCCACTGGGTGCTGTTTGCGCGGTGGCAGTGGTCAGCTTTCGTCCCCGAGGCCGAAGGCATGTTCGACCGGTTTGCGCTGAACGGGTTGATCACAAACCCCAACCGGGCCGTGGGGCAAGGCGAGTCAGACTCACTGGCGATGTTGGATTGTCTTGCCGCCGAACCCATCCCCGACACGCCCGACATCCGCTACGCCATGGTCGCCGACGCACGCCTGCGACTGCCCACAGGCCGGTACCGCGTGATCGGCTCGGCCGCCGACGGTTTGAAGGTGCTCTTCGACGACAGGCGCGTGATCCACGTCTGGCCTTCGCGGCAGGCGGTACGGCAGGACTTGACCGATGTCATCCTCAGCGGGGCATCCTCGTGCACTGTTCACGTGGAACACTACCGAACCGGCGGCGACGACAAGTTGATGTTGCGGCTGCAGCCTCTCGACCCCGCGGCCGACGCCCTGGCCCGATCGCTCGGCCGCACAAGCCGGTCGGAGGAAAGCCTGCTGTCGGACCTGACCGAAGCCGTCCGCGAAGACTCGTTCCACGGCTGGGCCTTCGGCACGCGCGGCGCGCTGCATGCCCGCGCCGGCCGTCACGATAAGGCCGCCGCCGACTTTGCCGTCGCGACGGAAATCGACTCCACCGAGGCGCTCTGGCAGGCTCACCGGGCAGTCCTGGCGATGCGGACCGGCGGCGAACCGGCGTTTACATCGGTCGTCGCCGGCTGGCGGAGGCAGGCGCTTCCTGAAAAGGACCGGACCGCCGCCGCCCGGATGGCTGTCGTCCTGCTGCTGAAGCCGGGCAAGCCCGAGGCCGACCGCGACAAGCTCGACCACCTGATGGGCGTGGCGACGATGCCATCACCCCTCGGCGGAACACCGCCGGCCGCGCGTTTCTCCCGGGCGATCCTGGAGTACCGCCAGGGGCGACTCGATGCGGCCGAGGCCTTTGCACGGGGTTCGCCCGAGATGGTCTCCCCGCCGGGCCATGCCGTGATGTGCAACCTGCTGCTGGCGATGATCGAACGCGACCGGGGACATGCGGAAAAGGCCGCCGAGGCACGTCAGCGAGCCATCGCCGCCCAGGACGCCTGGTCGAAACAGCCCGAACTGTTTGATTCGTTTGACGCGCTGGACTGGATGATCTGCCAGGAGTTGCTGAAGCAGTCGCGATGACGCGGAACAATGAAGAGTGCTCCTGCGGTGCGACCGCTCAACAGTGACCCGTGTACGCGTCGCATCACAGGTGCACTTTCGTCTCGAGCGACGCAACCGAAGCCATGGCAGACCGAGTTCACCATCCACCGACACTGATCTACTCCCCGGGAACGCAGGTCGCCGCGCTCGTTGCCGTGCCCGATCAGAACGACTCGCCGCTGCATCCGCGCGGTGCCGTCGGCGTTGTCGTGCGGTCGCCGATCGACCTGGACCATTCGTACCGCGTCCGCTTTCCTGATGGCGTGGAGGCATCGCTCCGCCGCGACCAAATCACCATGCTCGCCGCCGCCAAGGAATCGCTGATCGGCGACCCCTCGCAGGGGGCGCCGCACGCCGACCTCTTTCGCCGCGTCATTTTCCGCTGTGTGATCGGCTCGCAGGCCTACGGCCTGGCCGGCGACGGCTCGGACATCGACCGCCGCGGCATCTATCTCCCCCCTGCCGACCTGCACTGGTCGCTGTATGGCGTTCCCGAGCAGTTGGAGAACGACGCCACCCAGGAGGTCTACTGGGAATTGCAGAAGTTCATCGTGCTGGCGCTCAAGGCCAATCCGAACGTACTGGAATGCCTGTACTCACCGATCGTCGAGCAGGCCACACCGCTTGCTGCCGAGCTCCTGGCGATGCGGTCGAGTTTTCTCTCCCGGCTCGTCTACCAGACCTACAACGGCTACGTCCTCTCGCAGTTCAAGAAGATGCAGGCCGATCTCCGCAACCAGGGGCAGGTGAAGTGGAAGCACGTGATGCACCTCATCCGCCTGCTGATGTCCGGCATTCACGTGCTGCGGCACGGCGTGGTGCCGGTGCGGGTGGAGGAACACCGCGAGCAGTTGCTGGCGATCAAGCGCGGCGAGATCCCCTGGGAAGAAACCGAACGCTGGCGGCTCAGCCTGCACAAAGAGTTCGACGCCGCCGCCGTCGCCACCACCCTTCCCGAATTGCCCGACTATGCGCGTGCTAACGACCTACTATTGAAGGCCCGAAGACTCGCGACCGCGGGGGAGTTGCCATGACTTTTGGAGCATCTGCGGCTGGCGGAAACAAGAGAACACGAAGGCGCGAAGACGCGAAGGAGCCACGAAGGAACTTTAGGCAGGTTGCCGCGTCCCCGATCTGCCTTTTGCTCTTCGCGTTTCCTTCGTGCCTTCGCGCCTTCGTGTTCTCTTCGATGCCGTTACGGCTGGAGATCCGTTCACGCCACAGCCATCGCCGCGGCACGATTGGCGAGCTTCTGGCGGGCGGGGCAGGCTTCGCCGAGGCACTTGTGGCCGCATCGCTTCGAGACGCAGCCCATCGTCTTCGACTGGAAATCCGTCCGCAGCGGGATGTACGTGTAATAGCGGGCGATCGCGTCCTCCACCTGCTGCTTCTCGGCAAGCACGAACGAAATCGGCTTGGTGGTCTGCGCGGTGAGAATCTCGGTGGCTCGGGCCAGCGTGCCGTCTGAAGCGGCGATCACCAGCCGGTCTTCCATCGAACGCACCGGGACCACGCCCAGCGCCGCCGCCAGCCACGCCGGCACATCGGCCGTTGCCTGCGAGTCGATGCCGAACTCGGAAAGATTGACGCGGGGCGTACGGCCCAGAAGCTGTGCGCTCCAGGCCTGCCAGACATGAACCGGCTCGCAAAGCCCAAGCTGAAGGGCGATCTGCCCGAACTTCCGCCGCGTGCCCGACTGCTCTTCGAGCACTTCATAGACGTCGTGGCGGGAGATCGAAACGAACCGCGAGAGGAACTCGCCAAAGCGGTCGCCCCGGGGGTCCAACAGCGAGGCGGTCGACGGAATTTTGTGGTCGGCGGTCATGGCCAAGGGCTCCTGTTCTTCCTGTATGTTCTGGCTTGCGAGTGACTCGGCCGCCCGGATTCAGATCTCTCCGCTCGGCGGTCGCTTCCCTCGCATGACTAGACTTACGATTCGCCGCCGGGTTGGAGCAACCTGTTTCGGGCAATTCCCGGTTGACCGGTAAAACCCGCATTTTTCGAGCCTTATGGACGCTTCAGGCAGCCCCGAGAACCTCCCAGCCGCCTCCGGCAGCCGCAAAGAGCGGCCGGGGGCGCATTGGAAAGTCGTCGCCGACTGGGCCAAGGCCCGCCCCTGGGCACTGGCGGCGGCGGATCGGCTCGGTCGCAGCCGCGGTCGCCTGGCCGTCGTCGACCGGCTCATGCCGCCGCCACCCGCGCCGCTGACGCCCGATCTGTCCGGTTGGAATGCCGCCGAGCTCGCCGCCGTATGGATCGGCCATGCGACGATCCTGCTGCGCATCGGCGGGCAGACCGTCCTAACCGATCCGGTCTTCGCACATCGCATTGGATTAGGCCTGGGGCTGATCACGGCCGGCCCGCGCCGCCGCTTCGCACCGGCGGTCGACCTAAGAAAGCTTCCCCCGATCGACCTGATCCTGATGTCGCACGCCCACTTCGATCACCTCGACCGGCCGACCCTCGCCCGGCTGCCGAAGAAGACGCCCATCGTGACGGCGCCGCACACGCGCGATCTGCTGAAGGATCTCGGCTATGCGAGCATCACCGAACTGCGATGGAAGGAGTCCACCGACATCGGCCCGCTGCGCATCACCGCCGAGCCGGTCCGGCACTGGGGCGCGCGCACCTTTCACGATGCCCACCGCGGGTACAACGCGTACCAGATCGAGTCGCGCACCGGGCCGGGCCGCCGGGTGTTCTTCGGCGGAGATTCGGCGCACCAGGAACTCTGGCGCGATCTCCCAAGGGCCGATCTGGCGATCGTCGGCATTGGCGGCTACCGCCCGCATATCGGCGGTCACGCCAACCCCGAGCAGGCGTGGGAGATGATCGAACATCTGAAGCCCGACGCCGTGATTCCCATGCATCACAGCACGTTCAAGCTGAGCCACGAACCGTGGGGAGAGCCGATGGAACGACTGATGGCGGTGGCCGACGCGCGGCGGGTTGTGGTCGATCGGGTGGGGGGAATGTGGATGGGATGAAGTGAATCCCAGCCACAGAGGATCTCGAAGGAAGAGTTGCCCACATACGGATCGGGCGCGTGACACAAAGGGCGGCAGATCTTTTGTGACACGGTGCTTCCAGCCCGTGGTCGCGGTACTCCGCGACATCGATCGGTACTCCGATCGAAAAAGCACGAGCGCAAGCGCTCAAACCGCACATCAAACCGCAGATCGAGCGCCGCAGCCCGAGATGCGCGGATCGCATACGAATCGCTTACGCTCTTGCTGCTTCGATCGGAGTACCGATCGATGTCGCGGAGTACCGCGACCACGGGCTGGAAGCACCGTGCCACGAAAGACCGGCGGTGTGACTCACCCCGTCCATTCGTGGACGACGCCTCCTTCGTGAACCTTCGTGCTCCTTCGTGGTAAAAGCTTTTGGCCTGTTCGTCTTTGCTCCATGCTCATCAGGGAAGCCATATGAATTCGCTAACGCTCAAGTGTCTCGGACTTCTGTTACTCCTCGCGATCGCCGCCCGCGGTGCCGACGTCGCGAAGCCGCCGGCGCCTACCAAATCCGAGCCGACCAACGCCAGCGAAGCCGCGGCGCAGAAGGCGGTCGCCGACAAGCTTCGCGATGACAAATACGCCGCCTGGGTCGCAACCCTGCCGCCGGACGAGCAGGCGTGGGAAAAGGTTCTGCAACAGAACCTCGGCAGCTTCTACCTGCCCATCCACAAGAACGAGAAGATCGCCGGTCGGTCCAACGCCTGGGACTTCGTGAAGGACGATCCGAAGCTGCCGCGCGTGCTGCTAATCGGCGACTCCGTCTCGCGCGGCTACACACAGTCGGTCCGCAAAGCCCTGGCCGGCAAGGCGAACGTTCATCGCGCCCCGGAAAACTGCGGCCCGACCGCCAACGGCCTGAAGAAGATCGACATCTGGCTGGCTGACGGCAAGTGGGATGTGATTCACTTCAACTTCGGCATTCATGAACGCGCCACGCCGATCCCCGACTACACGCAGCGGCTGGAACAGCTCGTCGAGCGCATGAAGAAGACCGGCGCGAAGGTCGTCTGGGCCAGCACCACACCCATTCCGGATGATCTGCCCAAGAAACAGACCGCGGCGTCCATCGTCGAGCGAAACCAGGCCGCCGCCGATGTGATGAAGAAGCATGGCGTAGCGATCGACGACCTGTTCACCGACATCACGCCACAGCTCGATAAGCTGCAGAACCCCAAGGACGTCCACTTCAATGCCCTCGGCTACGAGTTCCTCGGCAGCCGGGTGGCGGCCGCGATCGAGGCGGCGTT is part of the Humisphaera borealis genome and encodes:
- a CDS encoding SGNH/GDSL hydrolase family protein; its protein translation is MNSLTLKCLGLLLLLAIAARGADVAKPPAPTKSEPTNASEAAAQKAVADKLRDDKYAAWVATLPPDEQAWEKVLQQNLGSFYLPIHKNEKIAGRSNAWDFVKDDPKLPRVLLIGDSVSRGYTQSVRKALAGKANVHRAPENCGPTANGLKKIDIWLADGKWDVIHFNFGIHERATPIPDYTQRLEQLVERMKKTGAKVVWASTTPIPDDLPKKQTAASIVERNQAAADVMKKHGVAIDDLFTDITPQLDKLQNPKDVHFNALGYEFLGSRVAAAIEAALK
- a CDS encoding MBL fold metallo-hydrolase, yielding MDASGSPENLPAASGSRKERPGAHWKVVADWAKARPWALAAADRLGRSRGRLAVVDRLMPPPPAPLTPDLSGWNAAELAAVWIGHATILLRIGGQTVLTDPVFAHRIGLGLGLITAGPRRRFAPAVDLRKLPPIDLILMSHAHFDHLDRPTLARLPKKTPIVTAPHTRDLLKDLGYASITELRWKESTDIGPLRITAEPVRHWGARTFHDAHRGYNAYQIESRTGPGRRVFFGGDSAHQELWRDLPRADLAIVGIGGYRPHIGGHANPEQAWEMIEHLKPDAVIPMHHSTFKLSHEPWGEPMERLMAVADARRVVVDRVGGMWMG
- a CDS encoding M20/M25/M40 family metallo-hydrolase yields the protein MSTKLLTELCSIPTAPFVEHRIVAFVEKFVAKRPKLSLDRDSYGNLLMELRGTGDPKLPRWVYTAHMDHPGFVARRMLEDGLLEADFHGWVMEEFFKGQSVRFFDGDVESVGNIVDYRIGEERKVPEKVRLRVKKPVTPGTIGMWDQGTGREKSGKFYSRVCDDLAGAAAALVMMDQLHRKPPASTVALLLTRAEEEGFIGAIAASLKPKLLKKSDNIIAIETSAMQPYAPQGGGAIIRTGDKTSVFNSDLTYFITQQAEALKKIAEKKKDDTFKFQRSLMPGGTCEATIYDAYGFKAASICVPLGNYHNMDRAKMKIGPEYIDLGDWHSMVKLFVRVAREGHTWEPGMKPLKERVEKRFRQLEKLLSDPIA
- a CDS encoding GspE/PulE/PilB domain-containing protein, coding for MTADHKIPSTASLLDPRGDRFGEFLSRFVSISRHDVYEVLEEQSGTRRKFGQIALQLGLCEPVHVWQAWSAQLLGRTPRVNLSEFGIDSQATADVPAWLAAALGVVPVRSMEDRLVIAASDGTLARATEILTAQTTKPISFVLAEKQQVEDAIARYYTYIPLRTDFQSKTMGCVSKRCGHKCLGEACPARQKLANRAAAMAVA
- a CDS encoding serine/threonine-protein kinase; this translates as MRYPAEQSAPDAGDASTRIPALPPVELRRDAVPEVGLAAALPAEIGTSAAGADVSSPAPRLGPNDETLDAFLPAATGGHDPTPERIGQYRIVRKVGEGGMGVVYEAEQLAPVRRTVALKVIKVGMDTKEVVARFDAERQALALMSHSGVARVFDAGMTAAGRPYFAMEFVQGVPLVEYCDRNRLTTRQRLELFVAICSAVQHAHQKGIIHRDLKPSNILVTTVDAKPVPKVIDFGIAKATTQTLTDQSIHTMHGALIGTPEYASPEQAMTGGLDVDTRADIYSLGVILYQLLTGTLPLDSRTLMRDGPGGIARVLREVEPPKPSTRLNQLRRDDPTLSGGTTFAHVAQSRGADHKSLTRQLQGDLDWITLKAMEKDRSRRYATAAELADDITRHLADEPVLARPPSTRYRVVKFMRRHRLGVAAFVTMLVLLVGGIVGTSAGMIRAWISQAQAENAQADAEGQRKHVQATLEQLQRARAFAQQETRKSIVAGLEAAERLLPGKAFDAERLAEPAYRAAAAALGEDDPLTLDAADVLARVRLARGMPADAEKLLRDVVDRTRRLSSATQPASAGLAAVAANPAGGRITPRGRFFADLAQALRARDADGPRSSPAKQEVVALYREALTAFRQDASDKSHLRLDVGTALASMLVADDDLPAAEQAYLSSLADHRALLGEKHERTRSIADRLTTVRVSAGNYAAALETSRDQLRLATSIDAPSEERITRQLDIADLLLRQNRKNEGKQAFDAAVAESRRLRTGADGPNQIRWRYLLLRSGLGDARRWASPYLRAHAWVAVNESLGRNSSRHFGADEVDLASATFSLERWDGTGTDKPASTSVAGGTLDDLRKLQDPPRGLYLLSIQCPRPGYADMRAAAWVMMADWNVSLHAAQGAIPPGSRSSALWTALHSKPFEQFHTPTLFMLDEGNYGERVLGLRLGGGPGGRTTDFAVRATTDISLPPGRYLSAVTADDGVNLHADEAIVVNDWRARVIQTDIVPMQFAGSPRHLRVEFFQAFGEYSLRVQFEPLAPEADAMVARALGADSSDNRRWLLRRGQWWERLGQWRESADCYRKAVETGVSLPWTELEIHLQALRGFGRASAQADEAAEVTTVVEQAAARARSPEVAAESLLYAARQHSLAGRDEPAGDLCTRAIDALASKKMLAEPRGAELGRRAILTRLGAPRVPNDGGIAAQVLSSLDEAMIEDRSLIPKLRNINAADLQWTLVRWQPPGNPVVGHGTFAGIAGTAAPPHDIYLLQLRVQTPEVSHTSAHWVLFARWQWSAFVPEAEGMFDRFALNGLITNPNRAVGQGESDSLAMLDCLAAEPIPDTPDIRYAMVADARLRLPTGRYRVIGSAADGLKVLFDDRRVIHVWPSRQAVRQDLTDVILSGASSCTVHVEHYRTGGDDKLMLRLQPLDPAADALARSLGRTSRSEESLLSDLTEAVREDSFHGWAFGTRGALHARAGRHDKAAADFAVATEIDSTEALWQAHRAVLAMRTGGEPAFTSVVAGWRRQALPEKDRTAAARMAVVLLLKPGKPEADRDKLDHLMGVATMPSPLGGTPPAARFSRAILEYRQGRLDAAEAFARGSPEMVSPPGHAVMCNLLLAMIERDRGHAEKAAEARQRAIAAQDAWSKQPELFDSFDALDWMICQELLKQSR
- a CDS encoding nucleotidyltransferase domain-containing protein, which produces MADRVHHPPTLIYSPGTQVAALVAVPDQNDSPLHPRGAVGVVVRSPIDLDHSYRVRFPDGVEASLRRDQITMLAAAKESLIGDPSQGAPHADLFRRVIFRCVIGSQAYGLAGDGSDIDRRGIYLPPADLHWSLYGVPEQLENDATQEVYWELQKFIVLALKANPNVLECLYSPIVEQATPLAAELLAMRSSFLSRLVYQTYNGYVLSQFKKMQADLRNQGQVKWKHVMHLIRLLMSGIHVLRHGVVPVRVEEHREQLLAIKRGEIPWEETERWRLSLHKEFDAAAVATTLPELPDYARANDLLLKARRLATAGELP
- a CDS encoding ArsR/SmtB family transcription factor; the protein is MLNTSLEANALEPLADIFKLLSDGTRLRILSLLAKGERNVTSLCQDLQLPQPTVSHHLGLLRMRNIISNRRNGKQVFYGLDGQVTVGDGQCLVINSDGYKLRICGPAEAMSTVS